A window of Methylomonas sp. 11b genomic DNA:
CGGGTAGGATGCTGACCGGCAAATGCTGAATTGCGTCGATGAAGTCCTGTGTGGTGAAGCCCTCGATACGGTAACGGAGTTTGTTCGGCATGACCCGGTAGAACAAGGTGATCATCAGATTCAGCAGGAAAAACTCCATGGTGTGTTTATCCAGTTTGACCAGGCGGCCATCGACCTGAATGCTCATGCTGGTGGGTTCCAAATGCGGATAAATGTCGGCCAGTTTCTTCCTGGCGTAAGCTTCGCTACGATCACTTTGCGCCAGGGCGATTTGAAAGGCTGTCAGGCCGTTGCTATCGACTTTTTCGGTATCGGCGCCGAGCGCTTCCATGGCCTTGATGACTTCGGCATTGCCCATCCAGGCGGCCACCATCAACGGCGTTTGGTTGAAGATGTTTCGAAAATCGGCGCCGTATTGATCGACTTGTTTCAACACCGCATCGGGTTTTTTGAAGCTGTAAGCGCTGTAGTGCTTTTGTTGCAGCAGTTGCAGGCCTTTGTCGGGCTGTTTGGCGGCCTTGAAATCGGCTTTCAACAGACTGTTGATGATATCGAGGTCTTCGTAGACCAGCGCGTACTCGAACAACATCATTTTGGCCTGCTTGTCGTTGCCGGCCAGCGCTTTCTGCTTCAACTCAGGCAATGCTGTCGCATCGATCACTTGCCAGGGCGGCGTTTTTTGCTTGAGTATTTCGCTGCGGATGCGCTCGGCCTGTTCCTGCTTGCCCTGTAATTCCAGCTTATGCGCTTCCTGTCGCCAAGCGTCGAGACTGGAATTCTGGCTGGCTAGTTGCAGACTGGCCTGGGCTTCGCCCAAGCCTAATAAGTCCAGCAGCGCCTGTTTGGGTTGACTTTCGATCCAATACAAATTCTTGATCGCCCGCGTCAGCGCGACGTACAGTGCATTGATGTAAAACTTGTAAATCTCCAGCGATTTGTCAGTCTTGTCCTTACCGCGGGCATATTTGAGATCATGCTGCAAATCGGCAGCGTCTACACCCTTGCTGATGTCCCGATAACGGGTTTCTTCCTGGCTGAGGAAGTTGTAGAGAATGATGTTTTCGTATTCCAGGCCCTTGGCTTCCTGGATGGTAAAGATTAACGGCGTGCCGAAATGCTGTTGGGCTGCCGGTTTTTGCTCGGCACTCATGACGATCACTGCGAAGCGGGTCGACGCCTTGGTCTTGTTGTCAAGTTCCCGGCGAATCTCTGTCGTGTCCTGCAAAAACAGCACTTCACCCTGATTGTGGCCGTTGCTTTCCACCAAGTAATGGCTTTCTTTGTCAATGGAGCCGAAGCGCAAATTTTTGATCTTTAAAATCCGGTTGGCAATTTCGGTTACTTGCGGTGAATTGCGGTAGTTGGTGTTGAGGATACGGATCAGCTCATCGCCGGTTTGTAAATCGTCCTGCCGGTAAAACAGGCTTTTGACCTTGGCCCAGGAAAAGAAGTTGGGATGCACGATCTGATTTGAGTCCCCGCACAGTAAAAAGTCCCGGCTGTGGCGCAGGGACTTCAGGATCAGATACAGCTGAATATTGGTCAGATCCTGCACTTCGTCGACCACCACAAAATCGTAACGGGTTTGAATGGATTGCAGATAGTGGTGACTGACGATGTTCGGGTCGTATAGTGCGTTATCGGCAAGAAACTGCAGATATTTTTCGAATACGTCGTAAACCGCGTCACGTTCTTCGGCCAGGAAGATCGATTCCTTGACGCCCAGGGCGCGATAATCCTCGCGGCTCAGCCAGCTTTTGTCGGTGGCGGGGCCGGTAATGACGCCGCGGAACTCCTCGAACAATTTGTGCGCGTCTTTCAGCCCATGGCCTTGGCTAAAACGGTTGAACCAGCTCTGAAACGCCGCAAAGCTGACCGGTTTGCCCGCCGGCACCTGGATGCTCTCCAGAAACTCCTGAAACGATAGGAAATCGATCTGTTGCTCGGGGTTGTCGTACTGGTGAGCGTAATACAGGTCGCGCGCGTTGTTGACCAGATAAGCCGACTGGGTGACATATAACACCTCGCCCACCGCGTGTTTCATTTTTTCCAGCGTCAGCGCAGTTTTACCGCTGCCTGCCGAACCGATCACGATCAGCGGCGGTGGTACGTCGTATATGGCTTGTTGGCGATCGTCGAAAGAGATGATTTTATCCAGCAGGTTGAAACGCGGCTGCTGAGGGTTGAGATAAACCAGTGCCGCCTCTTCGCCGATCGGTATCGACGGTATGTCGGGAATTTTGGTTTCATCGATCGTGCTGACCTGACGCATAAATCGCGAATCCTGGTAAACGTGGTTTTTGATGAATTCCAGAATCAGCGCATAGCGTTGTTCCTGATAACGATAGATGGCAAACAACAAGCGATCGCGCTGGTTAAGTCGGGCCCGGTAGAGATTGTCACCGACCTTTTTGACCTCTGCCGATTTGAAGTCGTCATTTTCCAGATAGCCTTGCATTTTTGCAAAACCCGGAATGGACTTAGGGTCGAGCTCGTTATAAATCAGGACTTTCATAAATCAAAATAAATCAGGTGTGGTTGCGGCGCGCGACAGTGTTCACCCGCTTCAGATATGGAAATCGGACATGGCGCGGCGCATGAATTCGTGGAACAAGGGTACGGTAAAGGCCATGTCGCCGTGGGACGGACTAAAGACCATGCCATTTTTGATTAGACTGGCGAGCAGCGCCCCCCCCAAAGTATTAATCTTAACGTTGAGCGGAGAGCCAGCACCCGGTGAAAAAGGATTTTTTGATTTTATCCATTGTGAATCTCGAATGTATCAATTTATTCATAAATATACTACGAACGATGTATACGCTTAAATAAATCGATACACTTCAATCCGAATGGGTGTGTCTTAGGCATAAGACATGAAGATTGCACTATAACAATTTGTTCACGTAGTCCGGAGTTATGCAATACAAACTATTCCCAGTAAACGAACTGGCATGACGACTATATGGACTCGCCTGGTAGCACTGCTACCATTTTTGCAACGGCTCTGAAATGAAGTTACGCTGAATACCGCTAATTCAGGCTGTTTTTGAACTTGGCAAGAGTTGTAAGTCATTGAATTTTATATATAAAAAATTAAAATGCCGGTTTCATAACCCCGAGGTTCCAGGTTCGATCCCCGGTATCGCCACCATTTATAGCTTTAGCAGTATCCAGATTAACCATAAGTCCTTTACACATAAGAACTTATGGTTTTTTATGCGCGTAGATTTAGTGAGATCGTCTAAGTTACTGCGTAAACATACAGTAACACCCAAAAATACAGTAACAGCACACGTACCAATACGTCGGGCTGCACGGCTGTGTCAATAGAATCGTCCGCTTCCTGGGCTTTGGGTAAACGCACATCGACGGGTGCGATAAAAGCACGGTAGGATTTGCCCGCTAGTGCTTGCCGAGTTTGGAAATAAGTTTCCCCCGCCACATCCTGATGCGGCAAATCAGGTGCCGGTGATATCAATAAGCGTCGCCATCAATCAGCTCTTAACGTATATCGTCCGGCCAATTCAAATAATCGCTGTATGTATGCGATTCCCTATCTTCCAATGCCGAACCCAGTGCCCACGCCTCTGGTTTTGCCTTGCTGCTATCGCATAGCCAGTTGCACGGGCGACGGCGAAACCTTTCCGATAATAAGTCATTTTGGGGCTTTTCGAGTTTCGGTTAATTCGTTCGTTAGCTTTGCCTAGGCAGGCAAAGTTTCGGAGCTTTGCCCTTAAAAGTAGAACCTCTAGGAGTCTCGTGGGTAGGAGTCGAAGCGCCGTAATTTGGCGGTGAAATTCCTGGCATTTAACACACACTGCGATTTGTTTGCATTCCCCTAGGGTTTTACTCTAACATTTTCTCAGAGTGCTAAATTTCAGTTTCCGAGCTTGCTAATTTCGACAGGGGTGTGTTGGTATGATCTGCATAAAAACCAAACAACTAAGCTGGCTGGCAGTGATGATTTCGTTGAGCGCTTGTACAAAACCGGGTGTACAAACCGGCGGCAGTGCCAACCTCATTAGCGGTTCGGCGGGTGGGGCTACCAGCGTCAATGCCAATAAAACGCTGGAACATTGCGCCAGCCCATTAGGTACCCTGGCGGTCAGCGACGGCCGTATCACCGGTGCCAGCGCCGTAACCACCCTTGACCCATTGATTCGTTTGGCGGTGCAGCAATCCAACTGCTTTGTGATTACCGGCATCGGCAATCAGGCCACCTTGGCATTACTCAATGCCATTACCTCACAGCAACGTGAATCCGGTGAGTACCGGGCCGGCTCCAAACAGCAAAA
This region includes:
- a CDS encoding UvrD-helicase domain-containing protein, with product MKVLIYNELDPKSIPGFAKMQGYLENDDFKSAEVKKVGDNLYRARLNQRDRLLFAIYRYQEQRYALILEFIKNHVYQDSRFMRQVSTIDETKIPDIPSIPIGEEAALVYLNPQQPRFNLLDKIISFDDRQQAIYDVPPPLIVIGSAGSGKTALTLEKMKHAVGEVLYVTQSAYLVNNARDLYYAHQYDNPEQQIDFLSFQEFLESIQVPAGKPVSFAAFQSWFNRFSQGHGLKDAHKLFEEFRGVITGPATDKSWLSREDYRALGVKESIFLAEERDAVYDVFEKYLQFLADNALYDPNIVSHHYLQSIQTRYDFVVVDEVQDLTNIQLYLILKSLRHSRDFLLCGDSNQIVHPNFFSWAKVKSLFYRQDDLQTGDELIRILNTNYRNSPQVTEIANRILKIKNLRFGSIDKESHYLVESNGHNQGEVLFLQDTTEIRRELDNKTKASTRFAVIVMSAEQKPAAQQHFGTPLIFTIQEAKGLEYENIILYNFLSQEETRYRDISKGVDAADLQHDLKYARGKDKTDKSLEIYKFYINALYVALTRAIKNLYWIESQPKQALLDLLGLGEAQASLQLASQNSSLDAWRQEAHKLELQGKQEQAERIRSEILKQKTPPWQVIDATALPELKQKALAGNDKQAKMMLFEYALVYEDLDIINSLLKADFKAAKQPDKGLQLLQQKHYSAYSFKKPDAVLKQVDQYGADFRNIFNQTPLMVAAWMGNAEVIKAMEALGADTEKVDSNGLTAFQIALAQSDRSEAYARKKLADIYPHLEPTSMSIQVDGRLVKLDKHTMEFFLLNLMITLFYRVMPNKLRYRIEGFTTQDFIDAIQHLPVSILPERRKQRAYLSSILAKNEIDKDDKHNRKLFYRVMRGAYIFNPKLAIKVEGEWVDIYDLLSIDKLMPQYEARQDWWRADYNAYREKSMAACKAELKRLIADNQAAV